ACGCTCGACTGCTACGCTTTCCGCCGTGGTGGTGACGTGCGTTGTGGCTTGTCGTTGGCACTGGGCAACATGGTCGCGGGCTTTGGCTTTGACCTGCAGGGAGTGCACTTTCACAATAGCGAGTGCGCCTACATCGCTGGCATGTTTTCGCTAGGCACCCCCGAGCATACCGCCATCGTGCGTCAGCTCGTCGCATGTGATGATGGCTGGGCGGCGAAGAAAAAGATCCGCAAGGCGCACGAGCAGGAGCGACGAGAGGACTGGCTCTCATTCAATGTCCCTTGGATGCACTACCTGGTCTGGCAGAAGTGCCTGACGAGCGAAGCTTTTCGCAAGCTCCTCCTCGCCTTCCCGCCAGAGGCGATGCTCCTCGAGGACAGCACCTACGCGACCAGTGCCACCGCCACCAAGTGGGGCATGCGCAATGCTGAGCTGAGAAAGCGTCTTACAGCGATGAAGCGCGAGCTTACAGCGCAGGGAATGAACAAAGCCTCCATAAAGCGTGAGCAGGACAAGATGAGACTGGGACCTTGGTCAACCATCGGCGAGTGGCGTGGGCAAAACCTCCTCGGCAAGATACTTATGAACTGTCGAGATGCTATGCTCCATGATGCAGAGCCGCTGATCGACTATGCTCCGCTGCGAGCCGCTCAGATACATCTCCTAGGGCGGGAGCTCACCTTCCCAACCCTCTGACCCGACGAAGCCTCCTCCTCGCCGAGCTGTGACGGGAGGGCAAAGAAAAAAGGTGATGGCCGAACGACTTCGACGATCACCTTGAGTCGGGATGAGAAGACTCGAACTTCCGACCTCCACGTCCCGAACGTGGCGCGCTACCAACTGTGCTACATCCCGAGAGAGACTACCGCCCCATAGGAGACTAATCCCTACTTGTGACTGCAAAGGTACTAAATAATGCGACACCACATACTGCCCTGCTTATCGCTAATTGAAATACTTGTACTTTTGTGGTACATCCTTGCAAGATCTGTGAGGAACCCCGCAAGAAATCAGCTACTAATCACATAACATAAGTAACATGAAACAGAAAACATTGCTTATCGCACTCATCGTTAGCCTCCTGAGCGTCTGTAGTCTAGAGGCACAGAGGACGGCGGGACGTCGTGAGGTCACTGGTACGCTCAGCCTATCGGCTGTTGCCATCGAAGGAGGAATTGGTGTCTTCAATGTACTAGTGAATCCCTCTATAGGTTGGTTCGTCAAGGACAACTTCTCCGTAGGAGCTACGATCCACTACGAGGGCACTGGTGAGCTAGGGGGACTCGGACTAGGGCCACAGGTTGCGTACTACTTCCCCTCTCAGAATAATTTGAACTTCTTTTTGAATGCCTTCGGAGGTCTCCAGATGATTCACTTCTCGGGCTACAACTTCGTCGGGGGTGCTGTCGGTGTCGGTGCTGGTCTCTCTTGCGCCATTACTCCACGTGTGGCATGGCGGTCTGGCGTTGACTACAAGATGGGCATCTACTCAGGGCCCAGCTTAATTCATCGCATAGGCCTGGACATGGGCTTTTCGGTCAACTTCTAGCGTCTAGAGAACACTCTCTGACCCGATCCAGCAGACGATACCCCTAGGAGGCTCAATCGCACTATCCCGCGGTTGAGCCTCCTTTTTTATCCATATCCGCTACACAATCATGCCCGCACACCACTTCTGAGCCCGCAATGTGAGACTTGCTCGACAAATGCTTGTAGCATAGTACTAAGCAATTACGTATATTTGCCTGTGAATAGTCCGAGTTACTCCTTCATTCACTGATTCTTATCAATAGGTAAGCTACCGACGACACCAACTTAAAAACAGATATAAGTCATGAAAACAGCTACGAAAACATTGCTCTGTGCCTTACTCCTGACATGGCCACTCTTGGCTACTGCTCAGACTCCTGGCGATAAGACACAGACCACCACCCCAACGATCGTGCTCACCACGGAGACTTCTGTCGGAGACACCATTTGGCTTTCCTTCGAGACAGACAACTGGGAGGATCCAATTATCGAGGGACTCAACCCTACGGGCGAATCAACCTTCGAAGGTAATCAGTATACGGTGACCTCGCCTACGATCAAGCTGACGGGGGAGATAACCGACCTAGGATGCAAAAAGATCAAGCTCACAGCAATAGATCTATCTGGCATCTCATGTCTACAAACGCTCAACTGCTCAGACAATCAGCTCACGGAGCTAAAGATAGGAGAAAACACGAACCTATCGGGACTCTACTGCCAGCAAAATAAGCTCCAGCAGCTGGACCTATCTAAATGTAAGGCTCTATACGAGGTTTACTGTTTTGACAACCAGCTTCAGAGCCTCAAGCTCGGAGAGAGTCACCCCTCCTTTACAATGCTCAAGGCGGCCAACAATCAGCTGACAGCTATCAATCTGAGTGGGTGTCCTAATGTAAAGGTTGTAGATCTAGGAAATAACAATCTAGAACACCTAAACCTAGCCAACAACGTAGCTATCACCTGGCTACTCGTAGCCAATAACAAGCTCACGGATATAGACCTCTCTGCACAGACCAAGCTCGTACGACTAGATTGCTACAAGAACGAGCTCTCCGCGCTAGACCTTTCTAAGCTTGAGCAGCTCACCGTACTAGCAGCTGAGAGTAATCAGCTACAAGAGATTGATGTGTCACACTGTCCTAAGCTACAGGTGATGTCTGTAGAGCATAACTCGATAAAGAAGATAGATCTGTCACAAAACCCCGAATTAGGCAGTTTATGGTGCATTGAGAATCGTATCTACCCCAACGATATGCAGGCTCTCGTGACATCTTTGCCACAAAAGAAGTCTGCCAAACTGGTTGCAGTCAATACGCATAGCGACAACGAGCAAAACGTAATCCTCAAAGCTCAAGTCGCAGAGGCAATCGCCAAGGGATGGACTGTCTACGACTTCAACCCTGAGACCAAGGATCTCATCCCATACGAGGGGAGCGATACAACATTCCTCCACGTGACACTATCTGTCGGAGAGGGCGGCACAGCAAAAGTACTAGACGTGACTGACCCTGAGCGGATCCCCTTTGCTACCGAGATAAAGGTCGAGGCGACACCTAACGAAGGCTATGACCTAGAGAGTATCAAGGTTGGAGATCAGGACATAACGGAAGACAAAGTTTACCTAGTCACCAAGGATGTCGAGATCACCGTCACATTCCGCAGTGTTAATAGCATAGCTGATCCGACGAAGAGACAGGAGCTCACAATCACACCCAATCCTGCAAGAGACTTAGCGAGAGTGTATGGTCTCAAGCCCTACAGCGACATCTCTATCTATACGCAAGAGGGTAAGCGTATGGCAACCATTCAGGCAGATGCTCTGGGACACGGCGAGATAGATCTGTCTACTTATCCATCTGGTAAGTACCTTGTGATCACCGAGGAGCATAGCGGATGGCTCATCGTACGATAACACAGTTGACTAGAGACTCCCAGCACGCTCCACTTATGCTCGGATCGTAGCTCTGCGGAGGCTCTCGTACCCTCGCCTCCGTAGATTCACCTGGGGCTCTACACCATTGAGCTAAGGCAATCAACGGGGCGGCAACACTAGCGGGCATCAAGACGGTCGGCGTCACTTGGGTCGCTGCCGAGCAAGAGCTTCGCACCAACAAATAAAGCAGTCCCGCAGGGAGCACTACATCGCTGTAGTCTCCTTGCGGGACTGCTCCGTTTTATCAGATACGTCTTCTAGCGGACGAATCGTACGGTGCTAACGCCACGCTCCGTGACAACCTGACCAATGTAGAGACCCTGAGCTATGTCTGTCAGGGAGAGCCTTGAGGCAGCTACCAGCGTATAGCTGTCTAGTAGTCGACCGGCCATGTCATACAGATAGAGCGTACCCGTAGCAGGCTCTGAGAAGAGAAGCGCATCGCCCTGCCAGCGGATCGAGAGTCCGTTAGGCTGCAGCTCTACAGGAGCAACGCCTAGAGGCTGAGCGAGGAATTGCTTGTCAATACGTAGATACGCATTGCGATAGTAGTTTGTCCCCGTCATGTCCACAGCGCAAGCTGCGATAGTTTTGCCATCAGCAGAGATCGCGATGGTCCCCATATCAGTGATGCTCTTTTGCTCCGTCTCACCATCAGACGTGTAGGAGTAGGTGAAGAACTCAGACAGATCCTTACCCGTCACACTCTTGAGATACTCCAGTATCGTGAGCTTCCGACCATCAGGATAAACGACATAAGTCGTACGATCATTGGGATCCATACTACCATCGGGATAGCAGATCCAGCCACCATCCTGGGTACGTCCTAATCCGCCGAGACCATAAGCCTCCTTGATATTGATCCGCTCGATGCTACCATCAGCGACATTTAATGCTCCAGGATAAGA
The sequence above is a segment of the Porphyromonas vaginalis genome. Coding sequences within it:
- a CDS encoding leucine-rich repeat domain-containing protein; the protein is MKTATKTLLCALLLTWPLLATAQTPGDKTQTTTPTIVLTTETSVGDTIWLSFETDNWEDPIIEGLNPTGESTFEGNQYTVTSPTIKLTGEITDLGCKKIKLTAIDLSGISCLQTLNCSDNQLTELKIGENTNLSGLYCQQNKLQQLDLSKCKALYEVYCFDNQLQSLKLGESHPSFTMLKAANNQLTAINLSGCPNVKVVDLGNNNLEHLNLANNVAITWLLVANNKLTDIDLSAQTKLVRLDCYKNELSALDLSKLEQLTVLAAESNQLQEIDVSHCPKLQVMSVEHNSIKKIDLSQNPELGSLWCIENRIYPNDMQALVTSLPQKKSAKLVAVNTHSDNEQNVILKAQVAEAIAKGWTVYDFNPETKDLIPYEGSDTTFLHVTLSVGEGGTAKVLDVTDPERIPFATEIKVEATPNEGYDLESIKVGDQDITEDKVYLVTKDVEITVTFRSVNSIADPTKRQELTITPNPARDLARVYGLKPYSDISIYTQEGKRMATIQADALGHGEIDLSTYPSGKYLVITEEHSGWLIVR
- a CDS encoding NADAR family protein, yielding MLDHPLTALTPEEVYDASTLDCYAFRRGGDVRCGLSLALGNMVAGFGFDLQGVHFHNSECAYIAGMFSLGTPEHTAIVRQLVACDDGWAAKKKIRKAHEQERREDWLSFNVPWMHYLVWQKCLTSEAFRKLLLAFPPEAMLLEDSTYATSATATKWGMRNAELRKRLTAMKRELTAQGMNKASIKREQDKMRLGPWSTIGEWRGQNLLGKILMNCRDAMLHDAEPLIDYAPLRAAQIHLLGRELTFPTL